The DNA sequence AGTCCTGGCCAAATCTGTATCTTCTTAAAGGTCTCCActgccctttctttcccatcACTCACCTGCATCTGTCGTCTGTCCTCCCTGCCTGCAACTTCTGTTAATAACAAGGTTTTGTttcgtgtgtgggtgtgtgtgggtgtgggtgtgggtggtttATTTCAGACCAGCCTAGTcttcggatttttttttttccaaacctcAACTTTTGGGAGCTCAGGACTCCTCAGCTTTACTAAGCATCAGACAGCTGGCCACAAGCCTGAAGAAATTAGTGGCTTCTAAGTGACTACGATGGACAGGCTGTGAGAACCACTTGAACACTGCTTGCTGTACAGGGGATATGGCACGTACTGGACAGACGAGTTAAAAGCTACCctcccttctttcagataacaTTTTTAGGGTGTGCTTGAAATCTCTTTTAGCCCATGGATGCCTCAAGCTCAGCAGCGTTCTTGCCTTGtccccagagttctgggattacaggctgaaCCACCACAAAAAGCTTCCGAACAAACAAAACTTAGAAGGACCTTAACCAGGGGGCTGGAGAATGCCACcacaggtaagagcactggctgttctaccagaggacccgggttggattcccagcacccacacgtggGCTCACAACctactctaactccagttccaggggatctcatgccctctcTTGGCCTATTTAGGCAGCTGGTGAGCACACATCAAACTTTGGTtgtgttttttggggttttttttttttgttgttgttttgttttattacaaCTCAATTAATAAGGACCTTAAAAACCCTCCcattcaggagctggagagatgattggGTAGAATACTCGGGTTCAGTCTGCTGGGTAGCTCACACTGCGTGGACCTCAAGCTCCACGGTGCAGCTCGGCTACCTCTGTCCTCCTACGGTGCTGGCCCTCGAGagccagcacatgcacacacaaaatacatctTTGGGCtacaatggctcagcagttaagaaaactaattgctcttgcagaggacccagattcagtttccagcacactTTCAGAGGGTCCCAGTACCACCCACATTTACgcataaaatctttaaagattatatcccacccccaccctccaaatCTTTGTAAACTCAGGCCCCATTTAAAATGTGCATTCTttattgaagtattttttttttaaaaatttttaaccaGACAAAAGGATGGACAATGTTTTAATCTGGCTATTATATGATACTGTCTTATTCTGTGTTGATTATGTTTAGTCAACTGCCATAATATACAATATTGGATTTTCATCACATTATTTACAGAGGGGCCAATGCACTCATCTCCAGGTAAAGGCGCTCAGGTTTAATGTGCACTTTCACAGCCCCATGAAAACACAACCATTATATACACTGTAAACACCACAGGGCATAAAATCCATCTGCAAACATTCTCACAGGATCAAGCATACAAGGTGTAAGGTAAGGTGCCCAATTTTCTGTTTTAGGCATAATTCTCAgaggttttgctttcttttccacTCAAGTACAGAGCCAGTACTGGAACACTTCAGATCCCCTAATGGAGACTACCTGGTTGGTGACCTCTGAATGTCCTTGATGGAGGAAAACAGGCAGAGTTCTTCCCGGCTGAAAGGGTTAGATGTGAGGCACCACTACACGAACCATGGAACGCATCTCATGTACAGTTGATGAATTAAGAGTTGACAAACTGCCCTAGCGATGGCAGTCTCATCTGAGCAGACtcctgaaaggaggaggagtcaACGTCTCAGGGTTGGCTCGGTGTTTCACAGGCCTATGGCCTCTGGCCTGGACTTCAGTACTCCTCTTCCGTCTCGCTCCCTCGTGCCTTCTTATGGAGTGCCCGATTGAAGCTGTGGCAGGCGGGTAGCCAGTGATTGTCATGGAGGCCCAGCTTACAGCCAGGAAAGCCCTTCTGAGACCGGTGGCAGCACATCCAGTACCCAGGCCCGTACGGCAAGGCCTGGCAGTAAGGTTTGGGGTGCCACCGGCACAGGGACACGTCCCCTTTCACATACTTTTTCTTGCACTGCTTGCAGGGGTCTTCTCGATAGCGTGGGTCTCGAACCCACCGAGAATCTGCTGGCCTGATGTTGTAGTATTCGATGATGAACTTGAAATAGCGGCAGGTACATTTAAGAACCGCTAAACTCCTGGTGGGGAGTAACCTGAAGATTTTAACCATGATGTGGTGAGGCAGGCATACCATGTATTGCTGAGGCTCCAGAAGTTGCTGGATTTTAAACCTGGTCTCCAGGAAATCCTGAGACACCTGCTTCTTCCAACTGGATGCCTCAAGCACTGGTGATGTACTGTCCACCAGAGAGGCTGCCGGGACAGATGGCTCCACAGAAACCTCTTTCTCCTTGCAGACACGGTTGCCCTCACCAGCATCTTGAGGCTTACTGGCCTCCGAAGCCTCCTGTGTTGTGTGTTCGTTCAACTGGGAGGCGCGCTCTTGCTGGTCCTGTCCCGGTGACAGGAAAAACAGCATCCCTGGAAGAGGCTCTTCAAGGGGGTCTAAAGCAGAAGGCTGGGCTTTCTCTACTGTGCACACAGTGATGCTGATGCACACAGGTTCCTTTCTCTGGTCAGGACTGTGGCTCCCGAGTGGAACAAGGGCTCTACTCATACAGCTGACAGCAGTTGTGGGCAATTCGGTGGCTTGGAGACAAGTGTGAGAAGAAAAGGGCAATTCTTCAAATTCACCTGTCATTTCTATGTCATGCCTGCTGCAGTTGTTCACAGCTGTTTGCTGACCGGGCTCTAATTCTGCACTGTCCACATGAAAGCTCACACCCGCTGGCAGTGAGGGACAGCCCTGAGACGTAGCATCCCAGGCCTGGTCACTCACAGAGCAACAGTCAGCTGTGGAGGGTCCTTCGCTCACAGACACTGACTGCATGGGATGCACCTCGAGGTCAGGtgcgtcgtcgtcgtcgtcgtcgtcgtcgtcttcTTTGGTGCCCTTTTCCTTTTGGTCACTGGCCTGAGCACCACTGGTGAGCAGCACCCTGCCGACATGCCGATGGAAGCTGTTATTCCGTGACAGGGTCCCAGGTTCCCGCTGGCCCTGGTGCTTTAGACACTCGGACTCCAGCCTGGCTACCATGTCAAGGACACGGACTGGCTCGCTCTGTGGCCTGCCAGCCTCAAAATTCCCTCTTTCCGTGGGTTCTTCACAGGTTCCTGGAGCACAGAAGGGCTCAGGTGGCACACCTCGGGACTGGCCAGTAATCTTCACAATAGCAGGCGAATTTGTGCAGGTTTTTGCACAGCTAGCTAGCAGAGCAGTGGCCCTCTGCTCAAGGAAGGCGACCATCTGTATCACCGACAGAGGCCGCCCCGTATAGACGCCATCCCCACTGTCACCGACATAATGCACAGAACAGTGCTCGATGCCACACGCAAAGGGCTCCGGCTGGTAGCACTGACCGTTGATTTCTCGCATCCTTTCTAAGTGCACCTTGGCTCTCTTAAGATCCCCtgactttttccttcttttagtgGCTCTCCCATCGATATCCCAGGAGCTCTTGATCTTCATAGACCCTATCATCCTACTGCTGCACTGGTGGGCTGCAAAGAATGCAATCTTCTCCTTCGTATTCCCAGGCTTGACGATAGCCCAGCTCCCAGGCAGTCCTTCTTCCTCACTCTGGTGTACTGTTGCAGACGGCACATTCTTTTTGGCTTTCACATTCAAGCTGTTCTCCACAGGACTCTTCCCACTCATACTGCACAGAACATTTGGAGAAAGGATCCCAAAAGGTTTTCTAGATGGTGCTTTGCCAAGGGAGGCTGGAGGAAAGACAGTTGGTTTCACGTAGTTAGCTTTGCCCTTTTCATCACTGACAGAGTTCTGGGGGCTCACAGGCGTTCGCAGGGTGTCCTTGCTGACTTCGAGAGGGAGCTCTCTCTTTTGGAGTTTCCAGTATGGCTTAAGGTGCATAACAGATGCCCTGGAACAGGAGAGAACAGAACTGACTTAGGTGCAGCTTCTAGCAAGAGAAATTTGTTTTCCCAACTTCTAAAGTCTTTACCAAAAGTCACAGTTCAGCTCGTTAGAGCTAATAGTCACCGTAAACGAATCCTTTCAGTGAGTTGATGTACTGAGACTGCTTCCCTATCACATCTCAGCACAGAGGTAGGAGGACAAAAGAACTCCCCCGACCCCAAGATTGTTCATTTCGTCTTGTTTttaggagacagggtttcatggagaccaggctgaactAGGatttcctgattctcctgcctcataaTCCCAAGATTACACgcagtattggggattgaacccaggactttgtagaTGCTAAGCAAGTACCCTACCAGCTGAGTTAcaatcccaccaccaccacctctgatGCCCCATAACTAGTCTCTCATTACATAGCCCATGCTGgtttcaaacttgtgatcctcctgactcagcttccctCAATGCTGGAACAACAGGCATGCATACCACACCCAGTCCGAATAGATTGTTTGTGTggtggttcttttgtttgttctgagagtGTCTCAGTTTGTAATcctggctgttctcaaactcacaaaagatctttctgcctcccaatgtgccgggattaaaggtatggcAGCAACTTTCAGCCCCTAGTATATATTTAATCGTTATCTTTCTAGGTCATCACAACGTGCAGCTTATTGGCTGcatgtaaaaataattatttcctcAACCATTCCCAGAGTGTTAGCTATTCTGCTGTCTATGACTTTTCACTTGTTTGCAGTGGGCTTTATCTATAGAATCTATAGATAGGAATCAAATGAACTGCCCATCCTTACTGTCCTTTTGACTAAGACCAAGTGTCAGATCTAAGTGTCATAGCTGTAGCTATCTTAAATAAAACATGGAGCCCATATTCGTCACTAATTCTGAAAACATTCCAACTAGTCCAGACAAAACAAAAGCTAtgatgcctttctttctttcctggccGGGGGGAAGGATGAAGGCATTTCGGAAATGAGACAAAGATGATTAGTGGACACTGTCTTGTGTCCTGGTCTCTGCTATCACGGGGAATACAATTCGGGCAAGGTGTCTCCTCTCTAGGTCTGTGTAGATATGCTAGCTGAAGGACTGAAATACTAGATAGCCCAATGACACCCACCCTAGCCCTTGCCACAAAAACTCCCTAGGATTGAAGAAAGTGTGTTTTCTAGAGATGTCTGGTCTCCTGAAAAATAATCCTACCAAACAACATAAAGCTCTGCAGTCACAGGTTTGTGACAGGGAGTGAGGCCACACTTGCAGACCTGCGCATGGAGATCCATTCGAGTGGAGATGATCGCTTCAGACAGGCATCCTGGGGGCACAGCCTTCGCGTGCATGGCTTTCTGAGTGTCTAACTACCTTCAGGTATCAGTGCTGACGGTCAAGTGTGGACACTGTTCTTTACCTTTCATTTTAACTTCTGTAGTTCTCCAGTCCAGGCTCGGCTCTCTTCCATGTGAATGGAAACTGCATTTATGGtctataaattgccttttaaCAATTCTTTGACATTTATTCTATGTAAGCACAGGCACATGCCGTGTAGCACACAGGGAGATGCAGAGGACAAGGGGCAGAGCTGGATCTCTCCTctcaccatgtgagttccagagatcaACGCGGGtcttcaggtttggtggcaagcacccctACACACGGAGCCAGCTCTATCCTGCCGTAGATCTTCACAATTCTGAATGCTCTCGGACAGCTCAGACCCTAAGCACCTGGAGACCATTCCCCGCTTTCTGCCCCACAACACTGTAACAGCTTTCTGTCATATGCTATCATTTAGTCTTCCCCAAAGAATTCTTCAAGAACAAgatgataaatgaatgaatgaatgaataaaggagTCATATTGAGTGCTGTCTCTTTGTGCCAACTATGTGCTGGGTTTTCATATCCTTCTGTAAATGAAATGAGAgcaatggaggtcagaggggggAAATAGTAAGTTATCACAGAATGATTTCATTACCGAACACCTgtgaagaaatttaaatttcagcAGTGTGTATGCTGTTTTGCATTGCACAGTGTTTTCTTTGCCCCCTTTACCCTCAGTAGTTTAGGTGCTGTGTGCTGTGCTGCCTAGTTTGATGTCCGCTTGACACACACTACaggcatctgagaggaaggaatctcaactgagaaaaatgccttcaGAAGATCAGGCTGTATGCAGACAAGCCTCTAAGGCATTttatttagtgattgatggaggagggcacagtccattgtgggtggggccatccctgggatgCTGGGCCGAGCAAGCCACGAAGGAGCAAGCCCTAAGCAgtatcctccatggcctctgcatcagctcctgcctccaggttcctgtcctgcttgagttcctgtcctgacttcttcaatgatcaacagtgatgtgaaagtgtaagccaaataaaccctttcctccccaacttgcttttggtcatggtgttccatcacagcaatagaaaccctaagtaagacaggtACTATTATTGACAGAGACATTTGAGAAGAAATTAGTGTAATTGGGGAAGGCATTTGTTTACACAAAACCTGTAAAGTCTGCTCTACTGAAAATAACTGAATCAACAGTTTCAGCAAGATAAAAATTGGAGGTATCCCAAAAAAGGAAGTAAGGGAATAAAGGTGTCCATAATCCAACTGACTGCTCGGGAGGGAGGCCTAGGAGGCACCATGTTTAGGTGTTGCTGCTGGTTGAAGACTCGGGGAGGAGTGTCAACTTTTCCCCTTCCCTTGGTGGACCTAACAGTTCTGAGACAAAAACTAGGTTCTGGTAAGACTCTGACTACAAGTATCTGAGTTTTGGTTGAAATTGGTGGTGAATTAAGGATATAATGCAGGGTACCAGAGCATctgttacaaaaaataaaaacagatggtaGCACTttgcccacccccatcccactctAGAGACAAGCACAGTGGAAAGTTCCAGCTAGGTTTCTATGGCTGCCAGTCTCTTCATTACTTAATTAGAACCTTGTCCATGCCAGGCATTATCTGTGCTAGGTAagtactccatcactgagctacatccccagttctCAAAATTCTATTTTGAAAGTTTGCTCTACTTAGCTAGGCATGCTGGCAcgtgcctacaatcccagcacccaccgtatgtagagacagagacaggaagttgAGGACTGAGGTGGTGTGAGGACAGTGTCCATTGTGGgcaccctcagctacacagtgattctgagaccagcttgggctacatgattCTGTTTTAAACAAAGTCTGCTATAATCAAGCCCTCCTCTCTtgtaatgaaataaaatgcaaaccTATATAGCACCTACATATCAGAAGGGTCCATCCATCAGTTCCCCAGGACTGGGCCCCAATTCTGCATTAAATCTTACACTAAAGTTGGAAGGGACTTTGGTGACTGTCACATCTAACAAAAGGTGATGGTGGGGCTGACTTTGGCTGGGAGCTACAGGAGTGAGGCAGAACTGTgtgacaggaagcagagcaaagAGGTTGTGCTCATGCATCTCTCCTAAGCTGGGTAAATAAAGATGGACTTCTTTATCTCTCCTGGAAACAGTTAAGTGAGGGCCTTTTCACTGTCCACGCCTTTAGCCTCAGCTGCTCAGGTTCTTCAACCTTACCTTCCAGGTCTGCTTTCTTTCCTGACTCTTGACATCAGAGCTCCTCAAGGTTCATTCTGTTTACAGACCATGATTCCTTTTAGGTGATGTCTAGATGACCATTCCTAACTCTAATTAGTTCCCACACATGGGTGACTCTCCATCTTGCCATTTCCTGTGGCCTACTCTCCTAACTTGGGAGCCTACTGTTTGTTGTCTGGTAGACCTGCTCACCTGGATGCCAGTAAGAACCTCAAAACCCAACACTACTAGTTGATGACAGACAACCTCAGGTACCCACACTAGCAAGCCAGAAACGGAGTCACTTAGGGTCCTCCTCCCTGGTCCTTATACCAAGTCACTAAAAGAAGTCCTCCTCAGCATCCCTAGCACAACTGCTAGGTTATCAagcattttctctctgtttcactGTCGGTGGTTACGAGACAGACAGAGTACTAGAGTCCATCCCAGGCCATCTACCGGCTTTCCCTCCTGTTGTCCCACTTCTTTATAGAACTGTTAAGATGGGACCAGAAAGATGAAAGCTGATCACATCACCAACCAATTTTAAAGCAACAAGATCCATAAAACAACAGCTGCAGAACTCACTCacccttctgtttccttttaaCTACTTAGCATTACTAGCCACTCAGGACTGGATACTTGCACAACCGTAAGACATGGTCACTgctgcagagagacagaaaactaAACCATTACAGCGGCATGTGATAGTCTCTGTAGGGTGGTGTGGGTACTGTGAGAGtccaggagggaagaagagaggaggagtggGCATTTTAGAGGTGAGGCTAACAGCACTGAGCTTGAGAGGAAACAGCTCTCAGAGGCCCTGACTTTTTAAGCTAAAGCCTTGAGAGAAAACATACAGAGTCCTAAGAGGCTCAAAAGGAGACGTTTTGGGGAAATGCAGATAAGCAGAGTCAGAGCTAAGGTACTAACAGTAGGGAGATGGGATGTAAACAAGCAAGAATGGAATTTCATTACGATTAGAGGACAGAGGAGAAGTATCAAGGGTCTGTCCTGTGGCTTCGGCAACTAACTCTGTCTGTGTGAAGAATGGTTACTCTCTGATGGCAGCAAGATGGCAGGCCAGGTCTGCAGAAGGCAAGGCAGAGGGAAGTTCGCCTTCTCAGAACTGTGCGGCTCGAGAGCCTGGAAAAGAGGAGATAAGAAGTCAGGTGgacaagaggagaggaggaagccagctGCCACCGAGGGCTTTCATTAGAGACTGAAACCAGCTGTTCCACAGCCGTCTCCCAAGATCGGCATGATCACCGGTATACTTTCTAATAGAAGAACGTGTGCAAACGAATGTGGGAGTTAGTGCATGCCTACCAACACGGCAACTGAGAAGCAGAGGTAGAGGGTGAAGAATTGGATGCACAAGTGCATGCTCTCAGCCCCAAGACTTTATCTCAaacaacccaaaccaaccaaaatGAGACTAGTCACTACCAGAGTCTGGAACAACACATAGTGCATACATTGAAAAGTAAGTGGTCGGTAATTAATTAACAGGCAGCATGTGGTTAGGAGAGGGGGGAGGACTAATTTTTC is a window from the Peromyscus eremicus chromosome 9, PerEre_H2_v1, whole genome shotgun sequence genome containing:
- the Fbxo34 gene encoding F-box only protein 34 isoform X3, producing the protein MHLKPYWKLQKRELPLEVSKDTLRTPVSPQNSVSDEKGKANYVKPTVFPPASLGKAPSRKPFGILSPNVLCSMSGKSPVENSLNVKAKKNVPSATVHQSEEEGLPGSWAIVKPGNTKEKIAFFAAHQCSSRMIGSMKIKSSWDIDGRATKRRKKSGDLKRAKVHLERMREINGQCYQPEPFACGIEHCSVHYVGDSGDGVYTGRPLSVIQMVAFLEQRATALLASCAKTCTNSPAIVKITGQSRGVPPEPFCAPGTCEEPTERGNFEAGRPQSEPVRVLDMVARLESECLKHQGQREPGTLSRNNSFHRHVGRVLLTSGAQASDQKEKGTKEDDDDDDDDDAPDLEVHPMQSVSVSEGPSTADCCSVSDQAWDATSQGCPSLPAGVSFHVDSAELEPGQQTAVNNCSRHDIEMTGEFEELPFSSHTCLQATELPTTAVSCMSRALVPLGSHSPDQRKEPVCISITVCTVEKAQPSALDPLEEPLPGMLFFLSPGQDQQERASQLNEHTTQEASEASKPQDAGEGNRVCKEKEVSVEPSVPAASLVDSTSPVLEASSWKKQVSQDFLETRFKIQQLLEPQQYMVCLPHHIMVKIFRLLPTRSLAVLKCTCRYFKFIIEYYNIRPADSRWVRDPRYREDPCKQCKKKYVKGDVSLCRWHPKPYCQALPYGPGYWMCCHRSQKGFPGCKLGLHDNHWLPACHSFNRALHKKARGSETEEEY
- the Fbxo34 gene encoding F-box only protein 34 isoform X2, whose translation is MASVMHLKPYWKLQKRELPLEVSKDTLRTPVSPQNSVSDEKGKANYVKPTVFPPASLGKAPSRKPFGILSPNVLCSMSGKSPVENSLNVKAKKNVPSATVHQSEEEGLPGSWAIVKPGNTKEKIAFFAAHQCSSRMIGSMKIKSSWDIDGRATKRRKKSGDLKRAKVHLERMREINGQCYQPEPFACGIEHCSVHYVGDSGDGVYTGRPLSVIQMVAFLEQRATALLASCAKTCTNSPAIVKITGQSRGVPPEPFCAPGTCEEPTERGNFEAGRPQSEPVRVLDMVARLESECLKHQGQREPGTLSRNNSFHRHVGRVLLTSGAQASDQKEKGTKEDDDDDDDDDAPDLEVHPMQSVSVSEGPSTADCCSVSDQAWDATSQGCPSLPAGVSFHVDSAELEPGQQTAVNNCSRHDIEMTGEFEELPFSSHTCLQATELPTTAVSCMSRALVPLGSHSPDQRKEPVCISITVCTVEKAQPSALDPLEEPLPGMLFFLSPGQDQQERASQLNEHTTQEASEASKPQDAGEGNRVCKEKEVSVEPSVPAASLVDSTSPVLEASSWKKQVSQDFLETRFKIQQLLEPQQYMVCLPHHIMVKIFRLLPTRSLAVLKCTCRYFKFIIEYYNIRPADSRWVRDPRYREDPCKQCKKKYVKGDVSLCRWHPKPYCQALPYGPGYWMCCHRSQKGFPGCKLGLHDNHWLPACHSFNRALHKKARGSETEEEY
- the Fbxo34 gene encoding F-box only protein 34 isoform X1; translated protein: MGFGASVGLRRTALSSWSASVLGSESGLPPPPHRAAAAPGQAPAGQKHRASVMHLKPYWKLQKRELPLEVSKDTLRTPVSPQNSVSDEKGKANYVKPTVFPPASLGKAPSRKPFGILSPNVLCSMSGKSPVENSLNVKAKKNVPSATVHQSEEEGLPGSWAIVKPGNTKEKIAFFAAHQCSSRMIGSMKIKSSWDIDGRATKRRKKSGDLKRAKVHLERMREINGQCYQPEPFACGIEHCSVHYVGDSGDGVYTGRPLSVIQMVAFLEQRATALLASCAKTCTNSPAIVKITGQSRGVPPEPFCAPGTCEEPTERGNFEAGRPQSEPVRVLDMVARLESECLKHQGQREPGTLSRNNSFHRHVGRVLLTSGAQASDQKEKGTKEDDDDDDDDDAPDLEVHPMQSVSVSEGPSTADCCSVSDQAWDATSQGCPSLPAGVSFHVDSAELEPGQQTAVNNCSRHDIEMTGEFEELPFSSHTCLQATELPTTAVSCMSRALVPLGSHSPDQRKEPVCISITVCTVEKAQPSALDPLEEPLPGMLFFLSPGQDQQERASQLNEHTTQEASEASKPQDAGEGNRVCKEKEVSVEPSVPAASLVDSTSPVLEASSWKKQVSQDFLETRFKIQQLLEPQQYMVCLPHHIMVKIFRLLPTRSLAVLKCTCRYFKFIIEYYNIRPADSRWVRDPRYREDPCKQCKKKYVKGDVSLCRWHPKPYCQALPYGPGYWMCCHRSQKGFPGCKLGLHDNHWLPACHSFNRALHKKARGSETEEEY